A portion of the Natronococcus sp. AD-5 genome contains these proteins:
- a CDS encoding NAD(P)/FAD-dependent oxidoreductase, producing MTEYVIIGDGISGSSAAETLREEDPESSITVITDEGEPLYNRILIKEHAKGKLPEAPISIHDEEWYEDRDIDLSLNTHVTGVDTDAKTIHTHEGADISYDKLLIATGGTPTQLPVEDSDAEGIHHFWTFQDARNIRESAEAAEKGVVVGAGLLGIDFAAVCGAQGVEGHYLMRGDRWWRYALSADGAEIMHEGMRDKGVEPVFDSGVDHFETDDDGSVTAAVDPNGERYECDFAGVAIGLTFNIEFLGDIGLEQDNGIVVDEYMQTNLEDVYAAGDITRFYDVLLGEQAQNGSWGSAKEQGRVAGVNMAADDEAEQFEWVSSYSITHFDFPFLSFGHPTLGDDHAERRYSDTEWRRIAFKDGRIVGGVLIGDLSPQSKYKQLMREQRVVADQKDVLLEQTVDLDDLAPPQEQ from the coding sequence ATGACCGAGTACGTCATCATCGGTGACGGGATCTCGGGCAGTTCCGCTGCCGAGACCCTTCGGGAGGAAGACCCGGAGTCTTCGATTACCGTGATCACCGATGAGGGGGAGCCACTGTATAATCGGATTCTGATCAAAGAGCACGCGAAAGGGAAGCTTCCAGAGGCACCGATCTCGATCCACGACGAGGAGTGGTACGAGGACCGCGATATCGATCTCTCGCTCAACACTCACGTTACCGGCGTCGATACCGACGCGAAGACGATTCATACTCACGAGGGTGCAGACATCTCCTACGACAAACTGCTGATCGCGACCGGCGGGACGCCGACGCAACTGCCCGTCGAGGACAGCGACGCCGAGGGGATCCACCACTTCTGGACGTTCCAGGACGCTCGAAACATCCGCGAGAGCGCGGAGGCCGCCGAGAAGGGCGTCGTCGTCGGTGCCGGGCTCCTGGGGATCGACTTCGCCGCCGTCTGCGGCGCACAGGGCGTCGAAGGCCACTACCTCATGCGCGGCGACCGCTGGTGGCGCTACGCGCTCTCCGCCGACGGCGCGGAGATCATGCACGAGGGAATGCGCGATAAGGGCGTCGAACCGGTCTTCGACAGCGGCGTCGATCACTTCGAGACCGACGACGACGGTAGCGTCACCGCCGCCGTCGACCCCAACGGCGAGCGCTACGAGTGCGACTTCGCGGGCGTCGCGATCGGCCTCACCTTCAACATCGAGTTCCTCGGCGACATCGGACTCGAGCAGGACAACGGCATCGTCGTCGACGAGTACATGCAGACGAACCTCGAGGACGTCTACGCGGCCGGCGACATCACCCGCTTCTACGACGTGCTGCTCGGCGAGCAGGCCCAGAACGGCTCGTGGGGCTCCGCGAAGGAGCAGGGCCGCGTCGCCGGCGTCAACATGGCTGCGGACGACGAGGCCGAGCAGTTCGAGTGGGTCTCCTCGTACTCGATCACGCACTTCGACTTCCCGTTTCTCTCCTTCGGTCACCCGACCCTCGGCGACGACCACGCCGAACGGCGGTACAGCGACACCGAGTGGCGCCGCATCGCGTTCAAGGACGGCAGGATCGTCGGCGGCGTCCTCATCGGCGACCTCTCGCCGCAGAGCAAGTACAAACAGCTGATGCGCGAACAGCGCGTCGTCGCCGACCAGAAGGACGTGCTGCTCGAGCAGACCGTCGACCTCGACGACCTCGCGCCG